One part of the Flavobacterium johnsoniae UW101 genome encodes these proteins:
- a CDS encoding PadR family transcriptional regulator has product MNIENTKAQMRKGVLEFCILSVLKEKDAYTSEILDTLKNAKLLVVEGTVYPLLTRLKNDGLLNYRWEESTSGPPRKYYGLTEIGQTFLNELSGTWTELSDAVNLITNQNQ; this is encoded by the coding sequence ATGAACATTGAAAACACAAAAGCACAGATGCGCAAAGGTGTTCTTGAGTTTTGCATCTTATCAGTTCTAAAAGAAAAAGACGCATATACATCTGAAATATTAGACACTTTAAAAAACGCAAAATTACTAGTTGTAGAGGGAACTGTTTATCCGTTGTTAACTAGGCTTAAAAATGACGGTTTACTAAATTATAGATGGGAAGAATCGACATCCGGACCACCAAGAAAATATTATGGATTAACCGAAATAGGACAAACATTTTTAAACGAACTAAGCGGTACCTGGACAGAATTGTCTGACGCTGTAAATTTAATCACCAATCAAAATCAA